The Pseudomonas eucalypticola genome has a window encoding:
- a CDS encoding substrate-binding domain-containing protein gives MLSRHGMRSLCCAAVSAAVLGLGSSAFAADPVKIGFLVKQAEEPWFQTEWAFAEKAAKDKGFELIKIAVPDGEKTLSAIDSLAANGAKGFVICPPDVGLGQAIVAKAKANDLKVMAVDDRFVDGDGKFMEDVPYLGMAAFEVGQKQGAAMADEAKKRNWDWKETYAIISTYKELDTGKKRTDGSIDALKKAGLPADHILETAQKTLDVPGGIDAVSSALPKLPRGAKNLIIGGMNDNTVLGGVRATASNGFDPDQVIGIGINGTDAIDELKKPKSGFFGSMLPSPDKEGYNTASQMYEWVTTGKEPPKYTAMDDVTLITRANFQDVLTKIGLWK, from the coding sequence ATGTTGAGTCGCCATGGGATGCGTTCCCTGTGCTGTGCCGCCGTTTCCGCCGCCGTGCTGGGCCTGGGGTCGTCGGCGTTCGCTGCCGATCCGGTCAAGATCGGCTTTCTGGTCAAGCAGGCCGAGGAGCCGTGGTTCCAAACCGAATGGGCCTTCGCTGAAAAAGCCGCCAAGGACAAGGGCTTTGAACTGATCAAGATCGCCGTGCCCGATGGCGAGAAAACCCTGTCGGCCATCGACAGCCTGGCCGCCAACGGCGCCAAGGGCTTCGTCATCTGCCCGCCGGACGTCGGCCTGGGTCAGGCCATTGTCGCCAAGGCCAAAGCCAATGACTTGAAAGTCATGGCGGTGGATGACCGGTTCGTGGACGGCGACGGCAAGTTCATGGAAGACGTGCCGTACCTGGGCATGGCCGCGTTCGAGGTCGGCCAGAAGCAGGGCGCGGCCATGGCCGACGAGGCCAAGAAACGCAATTGGGACTGGAAAGAGACCTACGCGATCATCAGCACCTACAAGGAACTGGACACCGGCAAAAAGCGCACCGACGGTTCGATCGACGCGCTGAAAAAAGCCGGCCTGCCCGCCGACCATATCTTGGAAACCGCGCAGAAAACCCTCGACGTTCCCGGTGGCATCGACGCCGTTTCATCGGCGTTGCCCAAGCTGCCGCGGGGGGCGAAGAACCTGATCATTGGTGGCATGAACGACAACACCGTGCTGGGCGGCGTGCGCGCTACCGCCTCCAACGGGTTCGACCCTGACCAGGTGATCGGCATCGGCATCAATGGCACCGACGCCATCGATGAGCTGAAAAAACCGAAAAGCGGCTTCTTCGGCTCGATGCTGCCTAGCCCGGACAAGGAAGGCTACAACACGGCCTCGCAGATGTACGAGTGGGTCACCACCGGCAAGGAGCCGCCCAAGTACACCGCCATGGACGACGTGACCCTGATCACCCGGGCCAACTTCCAGGACGTGCTGACCAAGATCGGCCTGTGGAAGTGA
- a CDS encoding SMP-30/gluconolactonase/LRE family protein, whose product MKWQALSPVRYRLAEGAFWDAPTQALYWVDIAGFKACRVLGGELHTWQLSEPVSAFIPTQWGDALVTLASGVHRLDLTSPGHAPELTLLCQPDPVPGNRANEARCDPQGRLWLGSMQNNLDAEGGDLPLERRSGGLFRIDHQRDVKALLSEQGIVNTLLWTADGTALLSADTLDGVIYRYPLGADGLPGPRQAWAAQHPRGAPDGSAMDADGYVWNARWGGHCLLRFAPDGSVDRIVELPVEHPTSCVFGGSDLTRLYVTSSRQAGSQRELDGAVLWADVGVQGQICHRYGG is encoded by the coding sequence ATGAAGTGGCAGGCACTTTCCCCCGTGCGTTACCGACTCGCCGAAGGCGCGTTCTGGGACGCCCCCACCCAGGCCCTCTACTGGGTCGACATCGCTGGCTTCAAGGCGTGCCGCGTACTGGGCGGCGAATTGCACACCTGGCAATTGAGCGAGCCGGTTTCGGCGTTCATTCCCACCCAGTGGGGTGATGCGCTGGTGACCCTGGCCAGTGGCGTCCACCGTCTGGACCTGACCTCTCCCGGCCACGCGCCGGAGCTGACCCTGTTATGCCAACCCGACCCGGTGCCGGGCAACCGTGCCAATGAAGCGCGGTGCGACCCCCAGGGCCGGCTGTGGTTGGGTAGCATGCAGAACAACCTGGATGCCGAGGGCGGCGACCTGCCGCTTGAACGCCGCAGCGGTGGGTTGTTTCGTATTGACCATCAGCGTGATGTCAAGGCGTTACTGAGCGAGCAGGGCATCGTCAACACGCTGCTGTGGACCGCCGATGGCACTGCGCTGTTGAGTGCCGATACCCTCGACGGAGTGATCTACCGTTACCCCCTGGGCGCCGATGGACTGCCGGGCCCGCGCCAGGCCTGGGCGGCGCAACACCCCCGGGGTGCGCCGGACGGGTCGGCCATGGACGCCGATGGCTACGTCTGGAATGCGCGCTGGGGTGGCCACTGCCTGCTGCGCTTTGCGCCTGACGGCAGCGTGGACCGTATCGTCGAATTGCCTGTGGAACACCCCACCAGTTGCGTGTTCGGTGGCTCTGACCTGACCCGGTTATACGTGACCAGTTCGCGCCAGGCAGGTAGCCAGCGCGAACTGGATGGCGCGGTGCTCTGGGCCGATGTGGGCGTGCAAGGCCAGATCTGCCACCGCTACGGCGGCTGA